From Mycolicibacterium nivoides, a single genomic window includes:
- a CDS encoding PPOX class F420-dependent oxidoreductase — protein MPHTDTTLQTLSRSHYALLRSFRRDGTAVDTPIWFVLDGPTALFRTKIGPKTRRLTARPDVELVVCDYKGRITGSTWLSGRASVLGGENAQQANRALHRRYGWQWNIVPLLRIPGVTNVHRDLPLREKLRRARDRGLWPDSAIVKIDLAATPDNLGRATP, from the coding sequence ATGCCGCATACCGACACCACACTCCAAACCCTCAGCCGCTCCCACTACGCGCTGCTGCGCAGCTTCCGCCGCGACGGCACGGCTGTCGACACCCCGATCTGGTTCGTGCTCGACGGCCCAACGGCGCTGTTCCGCACCAAGATCGGCCCGAAGACCCGAAGACTCACCGCCCGGCCCGACGTCGAATTGGTGGTCTGCGACTACAAGGGACGAATCACCGGGAGCACCTGGCTGAGCGGCCGGGCCAGCGTCCTGGGCGGTGAGAACGCCCAACAGGCCAACCGCGCCCTGCACCGGCGATACGGATGGCAGTGGAACATCGTGCCGCTGCTCAGGATCCCGGGCGTCACCAACGTGCACCGGGACCTTCCGTTGCGAGAGAAGCTACGGCGGGCGCGGGATCGCGGGCTGTGGCCCGACAGTGCGATCGTGAAGATCGACCTGGCCGCTACCCCAGACAACCTGGGCCGAGCAACGCCTTGA
- a CDS encoding MerR family transcriptional regulator produces MRTTLTIGDVTQRTGVAQTALRYYEQVGLLPAPERVGGQRRYPESVLLRLEVIRLCKAAGFSLTEIRLLLKDDTPGRPVARELAQTKLAEIDAQLEALARARAIIEWGMRCTCPSIELCTCGIHHELPA; encoded by the coding sequence ATGAGAACGACGCTGACCATCGGAGACGTCACGCAGCGGACGGGGGTGGCTCAGACCGCGCTGCGCTACTACGAGCAGGTCGGGCTGTTGCCCGCGCCGGAGCGCGTGGGCGGGCAGCGCCGCTATCCGGAGTCGGTCCTGCTGCGGCTGGAAGTGATCAGGTTGTGCAAGGCCGCCGGGTTCTCGTTGACCGAGATCCGGCTGCTGCTCAAGGACGACACTCCGGGCCGTCCGGTGGCTCGTGAGCTGGCGCAGACCAAACTCGCCGAAATCGATGCGCAACTGGAGGCGCTTGCCCGGGCCCGGGCGATCATCGAGTGGGGCATGCGGTGCACGTGTCCGTCAATTGAGTTGTGTACGTGCGGGATTCATCACGAGCTTCCGGCCTGA
- a CDS encoding LLM class flavin-dependent oxidoreductase, translating into MSLSIGIMLPSRETAMTGRHDARGLIEFARIAEESGFDSVWTGDSVLARTRVDPLTLLAAVSARTSRVTLGTAALIGPLRPPLLTSAQAATVDQLSGGRLILGLGSGSPLPESRREFDALAMPFTDRARRLDEAAELWRQAWAGESRFSGRYWQIDGLDSALPPARLGGPPLWLAGGDSDRVIARVAEGYDGWLPYLPDAGAYARGLARIGELTPRPITPALYATVCIDDDRRRAHDTLDTYTRTYYRQPLDVLSSFQAICGGSAQECAAWLAGYVDAGARHLVLRIGSLDPHPHMLAGRLLPLLRQAGSS; encoded by the coding sequence ATGTCGCTGTCCATCGGCATCATGCTGCCCAGCCGGGAAACCGCGATGACGGGGCGCCACGACGCGCGCGGGCTGATCGAATTCGCCAGAATCGCAGAGGAATCGGGATTCGACTCGGTATGGACCGGGGATTCCGTGCTGGCCCGCACCCGGGTTGATCCGCTGACGCTGCTCGCCGCGGTGAGTGCCCGCACCTCCCGTGTCACCCTCGGTACCGCAGCCCTGATCGGTCCGCTGCGCCCGCCATTGTTGACCTCGGCGCAGGCCGCCACGGTCGACCAACTGTCGGGCGGCCGGCTGATCCTCGGCCTGGGTTCCGGATCTCCCCTACCGGAAAGCCGGCGTGAATTCGACGCGCTGGCAATGCCGTTCACCGATCGGGCACGCCGCCTCGACGAGGCCGCCGAACTGTGGCGGCAGGCATGGGCCGGTGAGAGCCGATTCAGCGGCCGGTACTGGCAGATCGATGGCCTCGACAGTGCGCTACCGCCCGCGCGCCTGGGCGGCCCGCCTCTGTGGTTGGCCGGCGGCGACTCCGACCGGGTCATCGCCCGGGTCGCCGAAGGCTACGACGGCTGGTTGCCTTACCTGCCCGATGCCGGCGCCTACGCGCGGGGCTTGGCGCGAATCGGCGAGCTGACGCCGCGCCCCATCACGCCCGCGCTGTACGCCACGGTGTGCATCGACGACGACCGTAGGCGCGCCCACGACACGCTCGACACCTACACCCGGACCTACTATCGCCAGCCACTGGATGTGCTGAGCTCGTTTCAGGCGATCTGCGGTGGATCCGCCCAGGAATGCGCGGCGTGGCTCGCCGGGTATGTCGACGCCGGGGCACGACACCTGGTCCTGCGGATCGGCTCGCTCGATCCGCACCCGCACATGCTCGCCGGCCGGCTGCTGCCGCTCCTGCGTCAGGCCGGAAGCTCGTGA
- a CDS encoding class I SAM-dependent methyltransferase, with amino-acid sequence MGIATTGLTPVEETAFLTLYARALDSRWARPILGDAMADEAVGQLDYDFAGLGVQTSVVCQSALRAKMLDDRVRAFVAGHPDAVVVDLGGGLDSGVHRVSPPVTVDWYSVDLPGISHLRDRVLPPLPQAHTVAASLADPDWTDPIPSDRPTMLVADGLFAFLSEPVITGIFRRITDHFDSGELAFNDYGRIGWMSKAALKFFPAKMFKDVGSQWGYQGFKDAHHPETWNPRLRLVEESSLAHQPEVDRFPGVLRIATRASGLSKATARKARILRYRF; translated from the coding sequence GTGGGTATTGCGACGACGGGCCTCACACCGGTGGAGGAAACCGCTTTTCTGACGCTGTACGCCCGGGCGCTCGACAGCCGGTGGGCCCGCCCGATCCTCGGCGACGCCATGGCCGATGAGGCAGTCGGACAACTCGATTACGACTTCGCCGGCCTGGGGGTGCAGACCAGCGTGGTGTGCCAGTCGGCGCTGCGGGCCAAGATGCTCGACGACCGGGTCCGCGCGTTCGTGGCCGGCCATCCCGACGCCGTCGTCGTCGATCTCGGCGGGGGCCTCGACAGCGGTGTTCACCGTGTCTCGCCGCCGGTCACAGTCGACTGGTACAGCGTGGACCTGCCGGGGATCAGCCATCTACGGGACCGCGTGCTGCCGCCACTTCCCCAGGCGCATACGGTTGCCGCGTCGTTGGCCGACCCGGACTGGACCGACCCGATTCCCTCCGATAGACCCACCATGCTGGTGGCTGACGGGCTGTTCGCGTTCCTCAGCGAACCGGTCATCACCGGCATCTTCCGGAGGATCACCGACCACTTCGATTCCGGGGAGCTCGCGTTCAACGACTACGGCCGAATCGGCTGGATGAGTAAGGCGGCCCTGAAGTTCTTTCCGGCCAAGATGTTCAAAGACGTCGGAAGCCAGTGGGGCTACCAGGGATTCAAGGACGCCCACCATCCCGAAACCTGGAACCCGCGACTGCGACTCGTCGAGGAGTCCAGCCTGGCCCACCAACCGGAGGTCGATCGCTTTCCCGGTGTACTGCGGATCGCGACCCGAGCCTCCGGCCTCAGCAAGGCGACAGCCCGCAAGGCGCGCATACTGCGGTACCGGTTCTGA
- a CDS encoding polyketide cyclase — translation MRSRHVSVWIEVAPDAVYAYASDPRQLATWAAGLAEGGLRLTSRGWVADSPMGEVSVEFTPTNALGVLDHVVRLPSGEAVYNPMRVVPVGVDEESCEVVFTVRQRPGMTDEQFEADVAAVAADLETLRGLMEGH, via the coding sequence ATGCGTAGCAGGCATGTGAGCGTCTGGATCGAGGTCGCGCCCGACGCGGTGTACGCCTACGCGTCTGATCCGAGGCAGTTGGCCACGTGGGCGGCGGGACTGGCCGAGGGTGGGTTGCGCCTCACTTCGCGAGGATGGGTGGCGGATTCCCCGATGGGTGAGGTCAGCGTCGAATTCACGCCGACGAACGCGCTCGGCGTGCTCGATCACGTGGTGCGTCTGCCCTCGGGTGAGGCCGTCTACAACCCGATGCGGGTTGTCCCGGTGGGGGTCGACGAAGAGTCGTGCGAAGTCGTGTTCACCGTCCGGCAGCGGCCCGGGATGACCGATGAGCAGTTCGAGGCAGATGTCGCCGCCGTAGCCGCCGATCTAGAGACGTTGCGGGGACTGATGGAAGGTCACTGA
- a CDS encoding lipoprotein LpqH produces the protein MRHTQQRVRWAAARTAMVVALAASASACAAPAGSPADANTARVFIDDQEMATAYKVQCTQISWLWTIETEPQTPGFTAIIQTGASVEPKVMRIRDLTGFTGGALAEASDTQAGIDDTKFHLSGTAHGSFADRPTKPSEVRYRVEARC, from the coding sequence GCGGTGGGCGGCAGCGCGCACCGCGATGGTGGTCGCGCTCGCCGCGTCCGCGTCTGCGTGCGCGGCGCCCGCAGGCAGCCCCGCCGATGCCAACACCGCACGGGTCTTCATTGACGACCAGGAAATGGCGACGGCCTACAAGGTGCAGTGCACGCAAATCTCCTGGTTGTGGACCATCGAAACCGAGCCGCAAACACCCGGGTTCACCGCGATCATCCAGACCGGAGCCTCTGTCGAGCCCAAGGTCATGCGGATTCGGGACCTGACCGGCTTCACCGGGGGCGCGCTGGCCGAAGCGTCGGACACCCAGGCCGGCATCGACGACACCAAATTCCACCTCAGCGGCACAGCGCACGGCTCCTTCGCCGACCGCCCGACCAAACCGTCTGAAGTCCGGTACCGGGTGGAAGCCCGCTGTTGA